From the genome of Diabrotica virgifera virgifera chromosome 8, PGI_DIABVI_V3a:
GAATATCACTTGAACTTATACATTAACTTCGTTGATTATGAAAAGGCATTCAACTCCATAGAACTTTGGGCAATATAGAGAGCTATGAGCAACTGCaggatagattctcgatacagaatgctcatacataatatttataagaaaactacaatgaaaatacaaataaATGAGAAAATCAAAGCTATACCAATCAACAGAGGAGTTCGCCAGAGAGACGTTATTTCACCAAAGCTATTCACACTGGGACTTTAAGACGTGTTCAAAAACATTAACTGggtaaataaatgaataaatgttaatggaagaaaactgagtcatttgagatatgctgacgacattgtaatattcgctacaagtttcgaagaattacaggagaacatgctgccaaattaaaatgtagcttcgcaggacacaatgcccgactgaaggataaaagatggaatcacgaaatacaacaatggagaccgtggttaggaagaagaagtagaggaaggccacaaatgagataggccgatgacataaagaagtttggaggacaccaactggaaacaggtggcaCAAAATGgtcaacactggattgaattgggggagccctatgtccaaagttggattactgaaggctgaagaagaagaataaggatGGATACATGGCAACAAGGATAATGCCCTTATTTAAGGTATTGCATTTCCCAATACGTGGGatgcaaattgagttgtttacattccaatgacttaatgACAACTGGTCATTGGAatataaacaactcaatttgcatcccacgtgttgggaaattcaataccttacctaagggcattatCCTTGTTGCCATTTATCCATCCTaaggcattttatttaagtatgcacctttaatgcatccatattatatttaaagggtttttacccgaatatttctttggtggctcagctggcatccaatatgtctaacactgatgatgattttttataaaaatcgaaaacgttttgttgtgatatagcccttaaagggatttttaataaaaattttataccttttacaaattattttttccaattttgtgattgatggtatacagccaattacagaaaaaaatttcttttccttgtggattttattattataaatatttttaaattaaacacgATTATTGATGCTGGCAATAAATCTTAGAAACTGGTTTGATCTAAAACTGCCAATCTACTAAATGTTAATATATGCATTTCCTGATAGAGCTGATCCTTAAAATGTTGCCAATAAATATACATACATCAAATTAATTCAAAACATgttaattaattatagtataaGTATTCTGCAATTTTGTGATGGCATCCAAATTCGTTAATTATAATTACATCTACAGTTTTTGTATTAATAGAGTACTTCCTTATTATAATATTACtgcaaatacaaaaaaaaagaagaggtaggtaactacattatggtaggggagcccaagcgaggaTTTTGCGCGTTTCACGAAAGCGTTAGAAAATCACATTGGAGAAACCTGTTACCTTAtcaatcagtggcggctcgtcagaggaggcaagggaggctcagcctccccataaattttttacacactctacactgttttgtttatcatgaatcgcgaaaacaacaagtacaactctcactattatacaacgtgtaaattccatattatcactaattatccatacgtacggagcattagcattagaacgcatgatcgcgtctcagttttattacatattattgtaggcaggaccctgggttatcccgagctccgtgcagcgcagcaggcgtttaaggagacccggtctcctaacagtggcctctacggtgccatcacacgctgcccggagatataccaagggaggcagaatagcttatcggctccgttgcgtggttgcgtgcgtctcgggacaacgaattttagggtcctgactaaaaatacataattaaaaatctaaaagtgcgaattttgttatgaaatttggtatgtggggttataataatatttggaacaacttgctcaaataactttttccgatatctctaactcaaagcaaaatatcggtaatttatggtgtttttgaattcgcagtaggccgcgtttagaattaaaaaaattcagttgagtatcttaaaaaatttgaagcttcattatgtatggactgcaaaacttcaaatctgtatttattttgatatgcgaggtatctatttacaaatagatggaattgttaacaaataaacgacacaaactttggtattaaacttttacaattagactaactatttttaaaatgatattatatcatgaaattatgaattaggatgatattatgaaatgtaaataaaaaatggtcaaaaaatggggccttaaattacattttttggcgcatttttttgctggtgcaaatttgtctagatattttacagttaggtataacctcccctattgtaaaaatcacgagccgccactgttatCAATATACCCCTAACATATACAAacataatcgattgcctcttataccattaggtgtcgagaattcctcctttatataatactctctgcaaatttacgccacttcttcctatctgctgctaaaacttttgcttcttgccacgatgttcctcttttcttaagtatttcgtttacactagtgttccagcttttccttggaaAGCTCTTCCTGGATAGGCTCTGCCCctcgtgcttttacccactgcttttgcctcccatgtcattttaacTTGTCTGCcgccactcattcttatcatgtgtccagcccattttaacttcgTTTCCTCAACcttttcgttgagcgattttacctgtagttcatgtcttatatcttcgtttcttcttttgtctaatcttcttgctcccaccacttttcttaagtatctcatttctgttAGTAGTGAAAGTTGGACGCTTACTGATAAGTTAAAatcgaaaatacagagcatagaaATGAAATTTCTTAGAAGAATAATGGGTATAACCAGGTTAGACAGGATTAGAAATGAGGCAGTTAGAGAACATCTTAAGGTCCaaccaattattaaaaaaattgaagaggcCCAATtgagatggtatggacacatggTTAGAGTGAACCAAGAAAGACCAGTTAAAAAAGTATGGGAAGCCAGAAGACAAACCAAGAGACCAAGGGGCAGGCCAATGAAGACATGGGATGATAATGTAACCTCAATTCTAGAAACACGAGGAATCAGCAAAGAACAAGCAAGAAACCAAGCAAAGAAtaagaagcaatggagaaaaattgtgCATGCAACTAAAGCCGGATTTATAAACGGACATAGTACATAATCATAAGTCATAAACATAACTTTAACCACAATCATAATTCATAAGATTTAAGATTGGTTTATAACTAGACATAATACCTAACCATAATATTTAAGAACTACTTCAGAAAATACAAACCTAACCAAATTTTTATAGAgcttgaaaaatttttttctagtCTTTAAATAAATATGAAGATTAATAGAAAAGTTGCTTTGGCCATGGCAGCAGTTCCACTTTATTTAACAATTGTAGCCACTATATCTGCTATAGTTCTTAACAAGCAAAGAAGAGTAAGAAGGTTTAGTGTGAGACCCATGAATAGAAAGCGTGATAAGGAAGGTCTATTTAGTACTCTATTTAAAGGTATGAAAGAGCTGGAATGGGATGAGGAACAGTTCTTTAAGTACACACGCATGACAAAAAATCAGTTTTATTATTTACTACGTATAACAAGACCATACCTACAGAGAAACAGAAAGAAAGGCTATTTGACACCAGAACATCGACTCGTATTAGTTTTGCAGTAAGTTCTTCATTAAAATAATAAtgcattttactcagttttttaatggtttttagtTACTTAGCAGAAGGCTGTTCAATGCAAGAAATTGCATGGAATTACAGAATAGGCAAAACAACAGCACATAAGGTTATTAAAGATACTTGTGAAATACTATGGAATGTCCTTTCACCCTCGCAACTGCCAGTCCCAACAGTTGAAGAATGGAAAAGTAGAGCAGAGGAATATTACAAGCAGTGGAATTTACCAAACTGCATTGGGGCAGTGGACGGTAAACACATTGCAATAAAAGCACCAGCAAAATCTGGAAGTACTTACTTTAACTACAAGAAAacttttagtattgttttaatggCCACATGTGATGCAAATTACCGTTTCACAATGGTGGATATTGGAGGTTTTGGATCGAACCATGATTCAGCCATTTTTAAAGCCAGTAGTTTAGGGTCTGCACTACTAAATGGAAATTTAAATCTTCCTCCCCCAAAGACCTTACCCAAAACAGATCTTCTAATAAACCATTATATTGTTGCAGATTCTGCATTCCCTCTACATCAAAACATAATAAGACCATATGCAGGAAACAACTTGGgtgagaaaaaaaatatttttaattacagagtTAGTAGAGGAAGAAGAACTATTGAAAATGCCTTCGGTATATTAAGTCAGAGGTGGCAAATTTTACGTCGTACCATACAGGCAGAATTAGAAGTTAGCGAACTAATTGTGCAGGCCACAGTAGTATTACATAATTTTCTTCAATGTAGTGAAAAGGATATACCTGACTCTGAAAAGAGATACTGCCCTACTGGATTTGGTGATTATGTGGATGGTAATGGATTATTACATCTTGGGACTTGGAGAGAGGATCCCTACTCCTTAAGAACAGTCAACAAGGTTGGATCAAACAATGCAACACATTGTGCCAAACTGCAAAGGGAGAGATTGGCAGATTATTTTATTTCTCGAGAAGGGTGGCTTCCATGGCAGGAGAATTATGTTAATCGTGGTGCTATCCCACACCACTTATAAgagaaataaatataatattttgtgcATCGTTTTAAAGCTAAGTAGTACCAAACATTTAAGGACTAATACACACaagcaaaatatgaaaaaagttacaataattttttttctacatcTATGTATAATATATCTGGTTAATGTTCTATGTTTTTTCCAAATACCTATTTCACAGATTTATAGACCTTACCTTTGTAAACTTACTGGTGTATTATTTCTTTTGtatgtttattttcttttatctGAGAAGAAGAAGAGACAGTatgtattttaataataataaatataagaaCAAACCATTTACATgaaatatttttcctttaaagTGCAGCTTTGTATTTTGTATTGTATCTAAATTGTACTAAAATTTTAATACCTAAAAACTGGGATAACTCATGTAggaatttaaataaataaatatggaaTTCTGATTTAAagctttttaattatttatgttttaaaCATATTAGGAATATTTATCCACCACA
Proteins encoded in this window:
- the LOC126890461 gene encoding uncharacterized protein LOC126890461, with translation MKINRKVALAMAAVPLYLTIVATISAIVLNKQRRVRRFSVRPMNRKRDKEGLFSTLFKGMKELEWDEEQFFKYTRMTKNQFYYLLRITRPYLQRNRKKGYLTPEHRLVLVLHYLAEGCSMQEIAWNYRIGKTTAHKVIKDTCEILWNVLSPSQLPVPTVEEWKSRAEEYYKQWNLPNCIGAVDGKHIAIKAPAKSGSTYFNYKKTFSIVLMATCDANYRFTMVDIGGFGSNHDSAIFKASSLGSALLNGNLNLPPPKTLPKTDLLINHYIVADSAFPLHQNIIRPYAGNNLGEKKNIFNYRVSRGRRTIENAFGILSQRWQILRRTIQAELEVSELIVQATVVLHNFLQCSEKDIPDSEKRYCPTGFGDYVDGNGLLHLGTWREDPYSLRTVNKVGSNNATHCAKLQRERLADYFISREGWLPWQENYVNRGAIPHHL